The genomic DNA ACGAAGAAGGGGTAGACTTAAAAGCCGATCCTATCGCATTACAAAGATTAAAAGAAGCCGCAGAAAAAGCCAAAATAGAATTATCATCTTCGGCACAGACAGAAATCAACTTGCCATACATCACGGCTACAGCTTCTGGACCTAAGCACTTAGTGAAAACATTAACTAGAGCTAAATTTGAACAACTCTCTGCCGACTTAGTGAAGCGTTCGATGGAGCCTTGTAAAAAAGCCCTCCAAGATGCAGGATTATCCACTTCGGATATTGATGAGGTGATTTTAGTAGGTGGTTCTACCAGAATTCCAATCATCCAAGAAGAAGTAGAAAAATTCTTCGGCAAAAAACCTTCTAAAGGTGTTAACCCAGATGAGGTAGTGGCTATAGGTGCTGCCATCCAAGGTGGGGTATTAACAGGAGATGTAAAAGATGTATTGCTTCTTGATGTTACGCCATTATCATTAGGTATTGAAACAATGGGTAGCGTATTCACCAAATTGATTGAGGCCAATACCACCATTCCAACTAAAAAATCCGAAGTTTTCTCTACCGCAGCAGACAACCAACCTGCCGTAAGTATCCGCGTAGGACAAGGGGAGAGACCAATGTTTAACGATAACAAAGAGATTGGTAGATTTGAACTTACCGACATTCCACCAGCGCCAAGAGGTGTGCCTCAGATTGAAGTAACCTTTGATATTGATGCCAACGGAATCCTCAGCGTATCTGCAAAAGATAAAGGAACAGGTAAGGAACAATCCATCAAAATCCAAGCTTCTTCAGGACTTTCTGATGAGGAGATTGAAAGAATGAAGAAAGAAGCACAGGAAAACTCTGCAGCAGATGCTAAGAGAAAAGAAGAAGCCGATTTAATCAACAAAGCAGATGGACAAATCTTCCAAACTGAAAAGCAATTGAAAGAATTTGGAGATAAAATTTCTGCCGATAAAAAATCAGCGATTGAAACTGCAGTGGCAGAGCTTAAAACCGCATTTGAAGCCAAAGATATGGAAGCTATAAAAACCAAATCTGAAGCCTTAGATGCTGCATGGATGGCAGCGTCTGAAGAGATGTACAAAGCTCAAGCTGATGCTCAAGGAGCTGCTGATATGGGTGGCAACGCAGGAGCAGGCAACGCTAACGATGCAGATGATGTACAAGACGCCGATTTTGAAGAAGTAAAATAATTTTGCTTTCATTATAATTGAATGGCCGCCTCAGGAAACTGGGGCGGCTGTTTTTTGTATTTTTTCATAGGAAAACAAAAAATTACCAAAAAGAGGTTATCTTTGTCGTTGTAAAAAGAAAATAACGATGTTAGAAAAAATAGTAGACAGTTTTGAAAAGTTATGCATTCGCATTATTATCGATGTAATTTTAATCCCGATAACGATTTATAAAATTTTCACAAAATCCTCATTCTGTTATGACTACACACATCAAGAAATGGACAAAGAGGAAGACGAACAGTTTACGCATTACCTGTCGCCCATCAAGCTTTCCGTTTATACATCGGTGTTTGTATCGTTTATTTTAATGGATTTAAACAAAAATCAAGGCATCTTTGGGAAACTCAGCCAGCTGACGATTACGGAGAAAATTCTCGTTATTTTCTTGCTCAATAATTTCACTTCTGTGGTATTTAGTTTGTTGGTAAACAAGATGTTAAAATAGTAAGTGAACACAATGGCGTATAAAAAGCTGTTATTTTCTTTCATCTATGCCTCTATTTATTCGGTGACGCCATTTTTCCTTTTGATTAT from Riemerella columbina includes the following:
- the dnaK gene encoding molecular chaperone DnaK; this encodes MSKIIGIDLGTTNSCVAVMEGKDPVVIPNAEGKRTTPSIVAFTEDGERKVGDPAKRQAVTNPKNTVYSIKRFIGTHFKNDAAEVARVPYQVVEGPNDSVKVKINDREYTPQEISAMILQKMKKTAEDYLGQEVTRAVITVPAYFNDEQRQATKDAGEIAGLKVERIINEPTAAALAYGLDKSHKDQKIAVYDLGGGTFDISILELGDGVFEVLSTNGDTHLGGDDFDDVIIDWLASEFKNEEGVDLKADPIALQRLKEAAEKAKIELSSSAQTEINLPYITATASGPKHLVKTLTRAKFEQLSADLVKRSMEPCKKALQDAGLSTSDIDEVILVGGSTRIPIIQEEVEKFFGKKPSKGVNPDEVVAIGAAIQGGVLTGDVKDVLLLDVTPLSLGIETMGSVFTKLIEANTTIPTKKSEVFSTAADNQPAVSIRVGQGERPMFNDNKEIGRFELTDIPPAPRGVPQIEVTFDIDANGILSVSAKDKGTGKEQSIKIQASSGLSDEEIERMKKEAQENSAADAKRKEEADLINKADGQIFQTEKQLKEFGDKISADKKSAIETAVAELKTAFEAKDMEAIKTKSEALDAAWMAASEEMYKAQADAQGAADMGGNAGAGNANDADDVQDADFEEVK